Proteins found in one Candidatus Zixiibacteriota bacterium genomic segment:
- the fliP gene encoding flagellar type III secretion system pore protein FliP (The bacterial flagellar biogenesis protein FliP forms a type III secretion system (T3SS)-type pore required for flagellar assembly.), with the protein MPKKGLIGIVLSLAGVAIVLYMLLPTDLAAQGLPKISVEVTEANSPKDLSTTLQIVLLLTVLTLAPSIVMMLTSFTRIVIVLSFVRQAIGTQQMPPAQLIVGLSLILTIFIMAPIIGQVHKDAIKPYLDGEISQEETYERGMQPIREFMLKQTREKDIALFVKFSGMERPQNAQDIPIWVLIPGFIISELRIAFQISFVVFIPFLVIDMVVASVLMSMGMLMLPPIMVALPFKILLFVLVDGWYLLVNSLVMSFYK; encoded by the coding sequence ATGCCAAAAAAAGGACTAATAGGAATAGTTCTGTCGCTGGCGGGAGTAGCAATTGTGTTGTACATGCTGCTTCCCACAGATCTGGCCGCGCAAGGATTGCCGAAGATCTCCGTTGAAGTTACCGAGGCGAACAGTCCGAAGGATCTTTCCACAACGCTTCAGATTGTACTTCTGCTGACAGTTCTGACACTTGCGCCATCGATTGTGATGATGCTGACATCCTTCACGAGAATCGTAATCGTACTGTCGTTTGTAAGGCAGGCGATCGGCACTCAGCAGATGCCACCGGCTCAACTGATTGTCGGACTTTCGCTAATCCTGACGATTTTCATCATGGCACCTATCATCGGTCAAGTTCACAAGGATGCAATCAAACCATATCTCGACGGTGAGATTTCACAGGAAGAGACGTACGAGAGAGGCATGCAGCCTATCCGGGAATTCATGCTCAAGCAGACCAGAGAGAAGGATATTGCGCTGTTTGTTAAATTCTCCGGAATGGAACGACCACAGAACGCGCAAGACATTCCGATATGGGTCCTGATTCCTGGTTTCATCATATCTGAATTGCGGATTGCGTTTCAGATTTCATTTGTCGTGTTCATACCGTTTCTGGTAATAGACATGGTGGTGGCATCGGTCTTGATGTCAATGGGTATGCTCATGCTGCCGCCAATCATGGTGGCACTACCTTTCAAGATACTACTGTTTGTGCTGGTGGATGGGTGGTATCTGTTGGTGAATTCACTTGTGATGAGCTTCTATAAGTAG
- the fliN gene encoding flagellar motor switch protein FliN, producing the protein MTDQALPQEELVTEPEDGMEGTDSPEGQQSPEAEKNDGANPSEDGEAAQSGMDNMSPDDASDGDLVDSIDSMDGVSDSVESSFADIGGSFSEDAAAGVTEAKSANFRQLNNAGRASGPQNLDMLLDVDLPVSIELGRTTMSIQEILNLSPGSVVELDKLAGEPVDLLVNNKAVAKGEVVVIDENFGLRVTSLISTDERLKSLGA; encoded by the coding sequence ATGACTGACCAAGCACTGCCACAGGAGGAATTGGTGACAGAACCCGAAGATGGTATGGAGGGCACTGATTCGCCTGAAGGGCAGCAGTCACCGGAAGCTGAGAAGAACGACGGTGCTAATCCATCAGAGGATGGAGAAGCTGCTCAGTCAGGTATGGACAATATGTCCCCTGATGACGCTTCTGATGGCGACCTTGTCGATTCTATTGACTCCATGGATGGTGTCAGTGACTCGGTGGAGTCATCGTTCGCCGACATCGGTGGGTCGTTCTCCGAAGATGCTGCAGCTGGTGTGACAGAAGCCAAGTCTGCTAATTTCAGGCAGCTTAACAACGCAGGGAGAGCATCTGGACCACAGAATCTGGATATGCTGCTTGATGTTGATCTGCCTGTCTCGATCGAACTTGGCAGGACGACGATGAGCATTCAGGAGATACTGAATCTCAGTCCGGGATCTGTTGTTGAGTTGGACAAGCTAGCGGGGGAACCGGTTGACCTGCTTGTTAACAACAAGGCTGTTGCAAAAGGCGAAGTTGTAGTAATCGATGAGAACTTCGGACTTCGTGTGACAAGTCTCATATCTACGGATGAGAGACTGAAGAGTCTGGGGGCTTAG
- a CDS encoding flagellar biosynthetic protein FliO, translated as MRIFPTLFAAAATAMTSPVFGQEGVEPVPLPDVSDGLWPAMMKLAIAVIVIVALIYVSMIVMRKFTLGKSGILGGKGSLEVLERSYFAPKKFVCLMRVGEKVLLLGVSESNVNLVADVSDQNFSAPVKNGAREKGSPFRTYLQQARSHLSTLTSKL; from the coding sequence ATGCGAATATTCCCGACACTGTTCGCAGCAGCGGCTACCGCGATGACCTCTCCTGTGTTCGGTCAAGAGGGAGTGGAGCCTGTACCGTTACCTGATGTTTCCGACGGCCTCTGGCCGGCAATGATGAAACTTGCGATTGCGGTCATTGTCATCGTCGCGCTGATATATGTCTCGATGATAGTGATGAGGAAATTCACACTGGGGAAATCAGGCATCCTCGGTGGCAAGGGATCATTGGAAGTTCTCGAACGTAGCTACTTTGCACCCAAGAAATTCGTATGTCTAATGCGCGTTGGGGAGAAAGTGCTTCTGTTGGGAGTGTCTGAAAGCAACGTTAACCTGGTCGCGGATGTGAGCGATCAGAATTTCTCCGCTCCCGTGAAGAATGGAGCGAGAGAAAAAGGATCGCCATTTAGAACATACCTGCAGCAGGCGAGGTCGCATCTATCGACGCTGACTTCCAAGCTGTAG
- the fliM gene encoding flagellar motor switch protein FliM, producing MAKILSQDEIDALLSTVSSNDQTDETFDEGEQEYRSVIAYDFKHPNRISKDQIRNLENIHDNFAGHLASSLSTVTRSMVDVRLASVDQITYSEFLMSLSNPSCTFTVGMDPLDGAAIVDFNPTLCFLFVDRMFGGTGKILETDRELTGIEKSVMIRIGNKVFDELGTAWAHIESLDFKRAGFETNPQFVQIIPPGESVIVISFQIRMFGSSGLLTICYPYVTLEPLVDRLTAQHWMDSESKAGGERESHDMQNSLQKVRIPISAELGTTTLTIRDFLRLRVGDIVTLERKAAEPIELNVNGRPKFLARPGLHGKMRGCEIVGAYSE from the coding sequence ATGGCGAAGATTCTATCACAGGATGAGATTGATGCGCTGCTGTCGACGGTGTCGTCGAATGATCAGACAGATGAGACGTTCGATGAAGGCGAACAGGAATATCGCTCCGTAATCGCATACGATTTCAAGCATCCTAACAGGATTTCCAAAGATCAGATCAGGAATCTTGAGAATATCCACGACAACTTTGCGGGACATCTGGCGTCTTCTTTGTCGACTGTCACGCGTTCTATGGTTGACGTGAGGCTTGCATCTGTCGATCAGATCACGTATTCCGAATTCCTGATGTCGCTCTCGAATCCCAGCTGCACATTTACCGTGGGGATGGACCCGCTTGACGGTGCGGCGATCGTCGATTTCAATCCGACGCTCTGCTTCCTGTTTGTCGACAGAATGTTCGGCGGCACGGGGAAGATTCTTGAGACGGATCGGGAACTCACCGGAATCGAGAAGAGCGTGATGATCAGAATAGGCAACAAGGTCTTCGATGAGCTCGGCACGGCCTGGGCTCACATTGAAAGCCTCGATTTCAAACGGGCCGGTTTCGAGACAAACCCGCAGTTTGTTCAGATCATCCCTCCGGGTGAATCCGTGATCGTGATATCTTTTCAGATCAGAATGTTTGGGTCATCCGGTTTGCTGACGATTTGCTACCCGTACGTTACTCTCGAGCCACTTGTAGATCGGTTGACTGCCCAGCATTGGATGGACTCCGAATCAAAAGCAGGTGGTGAGCGAGAGTCGCACGATATGCAGAACAGTCTACAAAAAGTCAGAATCCCGATCTCAGCTGAACTCGGGACAACAACGCTAACGATACGCGATTTCCTGAGGTTAAGGGTCGGAGATATCGTGACTCTGGAACGAAAAGCTGCCGAACCGATCGAATTGAATGTCAACGGTCGCCCCAAGTTTCTGGCGAGACCTGGATTACATGGAAAGATGCGCGGCTGCGAGATAGTTGGCGCTTACTCAGAATAG
- the fliQ gene encoding flagellar biosynthesis protein FliQ has product MTVDFVLGLGREAIMLTLLVAGPMLAFGLIIGLIISIFQAVTQIHEMTLTFIPKIVAVAFALILFLPWMISIVTDFTTRLFESIPGLVG; this is encoded by the coding sequence ATGACTGTAGATTTCGTACTGGGGCTTGGGAGAGAGGCGATCATGCTGACCTTGCTGGTTGCAGGCCCCATGCTTGCTTTCGGACTGATCATCGGATTGATAATCTCGATTTTTCAGGCTGTCACACAGATTCACGAAATGACACTGACATTCATCCCGAAGATTGTGGCAGTTGCATTCGCACTGATCCTGTTCCTGCCGTGGATGATCTCAATCGTCACTGACTTCACAACCCGACTCTTCGAGTCGATTCCGGGTCTGGTCGGGTAA